DNA from Streptomyces sp. NBC_01260:
GGGGCATCGAGTAGGTCCTGCCGTTGACACTGAATGTCCCTGAGGTCACGAGGGGCTCCCTGCTGCATGTAACGTGGCCGAAATCCTGCTGCCCCATGAGCGTGCTGGCAGGAGGCGCCACGAGGAACTCGTCTTTCGGCTATCGCCCCCATAGCCCGAACCCACTGCCCGCCCGGCATCGTTGCCACACACAGGGTGACGTAGCCGTCGCCGCCGTCGGCGATCGTCCACTGGGTGGGCATCGTCGTCCGAGACGCCGCTCCAGACGGCCAGGATCAGGAGTGTGCCGCCGTGCGTGGTGTTGATCGCGTACTGCCCCGAAACCCACGGGCATCAACCGGAATTGCGACGCGCTCGCGGCCGCGTCAAACATCGGCTCCCTGCTGACCGATGGGGTCGAACCCTTCCGCTCACACCTGCGTGCCTTCCGGCTCAGCAGCGTGAGAGCCGCCGAGGATCCGACGCCGGCCGAGCACGAGCGGGTCGTGCGCCGCGTGCCGCGCAGGAAAGCCGACCGCGCCGCCGAGGCCATGACGGAGCATCTCACCCTCAGCCTCATCCTCCGGCG
Protein-coding regions in this window:
- a CDS encoding FCD domain-containing protein, with product MTDGVEPFRSHLRAFRLSSVRAAEDPTPAEHERVVRRVPRRKADRAAEAMTEHLTLSLILRRQLAGETEG